TGGGCGAACGACGGGAATTGAACCCGCGCATGGTGGATTCACAATCCACTGCCTTGATCCACTTGGCTACATCCGCCCCCCTACAATTACTATACTCTATAGTATTTTTTTTACTTGTTTAAATATTTCAAATACAAATTGCAACGATTTCTATCAGTCATCATTCTTTTTTTTATCTTATTTCTGAGATCCAATATATAGAAAATTCCAATCTATATCTTTTATTTTTACCCTAAAATAAAAACTTTACAAAAGTTTGGTAAGAGCTTTTTTACTTATTTTTTATATTTTATATAAAATATAAAAAAAAGGTAAAGAAAAGAAAGACCACTAAATCGAAATAAAGGAGCAATACCAACACTCTTGCTAGAACAAGAAAGTGGTTATTGCTCCTTTATTTTCAAAAACTCGTATACACTAAAACCAAAGTCTTATCCATTTGTAGATGGAGCTTCAATAGCAGCTAGGTCTAGAGGGAAGTTATGAGCATTACGTTCATGCATAACTTCCATACCAAGGTTAGCACGGTTAATAATATCAGCCCAGGTATTAATTACACGACCTTGACTATCAACTACGGATTGGTTAAAATTGAAACCGTTTAGGTTGAAAGCCATAGTGCTAATACCTAAAGCGGTGAACCAGATACCTACTACAGGCCAAGCAGCTAAGAAGAAATGTAAAGAACGAGAATTGTTGAAACTAGCATATTGGAAGATCAATCGGCCAAAATAACCATGAGCAGCTACGATATTATAAGTTTCTTCCTCTTGACCGAATCTGTAACCTTCATTAGCAGATTCATTTTCTGTGGTTTCCCTGATCAAACTAGAGGTTACCAAGGAACCATGCATAGCACTGAATAGGGAGCCGCCGAATACACCAGCTACGCCTAACATGTGAAACGGATGCATAAGGATGTTGTGTTCAGCCTGGAATACAATCATGAAGTTGAAAGTACCAGAGATTCCTAGGGGCATACCATCAGAAAAACTTCCTTGACCAATTGGATAGATCAAGAAAACAGCGGTAGCAGCTGCAACAGGAGCTGAATATGCAACAGCGATCCAAGGGCGCATACCCAGACGGAAACTAAGTTCCCACTCACGACCCATGTAACAAGCTACACCAAGTAAGAAGTGTAAAACAATTAACTCATAAGGACCGCCATTGTATAACCATTCATCAACAGATGCCGCTTCCCAGATCGGGTAAAAGTGCAAACCTATAGCTGCAGAAGTAGGAATAATGGCACCAGAAATAATATTGTTTCCGTAAAGTAGAGATCCAGAAACAGGTTCACGAATACCATCAATATCTACTGGAGGAGCAGCAATGAAGGCGATAATAAATACAGAAGTTGCGGTCAATAAGGTAGGGATCATCAAAACACCAAACCATCCGATGTAAAGACGGTTTTCAGTGCTAGTTATCCAGTTACAGAAGCGACCCCATAGGCTTTCGCTTTCGCGTCTCTCTAAAATTGCAGTCATGGTAAAATCTTGGTTTATTT
The DNA window shown above is from Gossypium arboreum chloroplast, complete genome and carries:
- the psbA gene encoding photosystem II protein D1 — its product is MTAILERRESESLWGRFCNWITSTENRLYIGWFGVLMIPTLLTATSVFIIAFIAAPPVDIDGIREPVSGSLLYGNNIISGAIIPTSAAIGLHFYPIWEAASVDEWLYNGGPYELIVLHFLLGVACYMGREWELSFRLGMRPWIAVAYSAPVAAATAVFLIYPIGQGSFSDGMPLGISGTFNFMIVFQAEHNILMHPFHMLGVAGVFGGSLFSAMHGSLVTSSLIRETTENESANEGYRFGQEEETYNIVAAHGYFGRLIFQYASFNNSRSLHFFLAAWPVVGIWFTALGISTMAFNLNGFNFNQSVVDSQGRVINTWADIINRANLGMEVMHERNAHNFPLDLAAIEAPSTNG